The following coding sequences lie in one Streptomyces albofaciens JCM 4342 genomic window:
- a CDS encoding CHAT domain-containing protein, which yields MGGLPFRLDVFEVRDEWVIMCTSPLGRASAKVRPPYGPDELRLMLSEVRTALIRSASPVITRRASLVEKSVRDFGERLSDTVLTGDIRLLFDRCREHAGRQGEPLRVVLGLDGPQVSGIPWEFAIDPYARDSYLGLRVPVVRSPQLMGAPAPVCVTPPLRVLGVISRPTDLPTLQSERERDEITQALQRLSTDVAVDWLHGDSWRELAEAVRTRAPHVLHFVGHGGFDTETGSGYLELSAEDGTAMHVSGTDLGRLMHDSPQLRLVVLNACESATSGAEGVFSSTAAKIMREGVPAVVAMQYEITDPAALAFAPSFYTGMARGLPVDRAMTLARESVKMTLPGSLEWATPVLFLRSDETQLFVVPEQPEQPEEPGQTRQSRQPGQGAEAAGTPGPAGQTAPSGAGERTVPPSATTGDLGSLASGRTVPRRAPGPGSPPDRPAAQPPPYQPPPATEQPWAAGVREKFARYIRARPDTPRPGPAPGASAAPADRTVPPQPTAPPATAAPSAASTAPPSYPPPVFTSRSAGRPRTPGLLPGLGPCSQAALGPRGLLAAACLDGSLRVFRLDPPQLLAECAARQHGPVLRLAWSPWPRNLATLHESGTTVVWDIETEVPVRTLPGRAGQTGALAFSGDGRWLATAGGDRVQVHDANGRTVRSLPVAPAPLVPCLAFGPGDRHLLAGTADGAVRRLDVHGRTTAQWPHPQPVCAIAACADRLATGSPDGRVRAWAWSGRLLHRVHQGGAVRELAFAPDGAVLAAASDDGVLVRWDRDGTPRQRAELAGRPVGVACTGRDGAVLTATDDGVVEIHPGTTVPTGPDHPEEAP from the coding sequence ATGGGGGGACTGCCGTTCCGCCTGGACGTCTTCGAGGTCCGGGACGAGTGGGTGATCATGTGTACGTCGCCGCTCGGCCGGGCCAGCGCCAAGGTGCGCCCGCCCTACGGGCCGGACGAGCTGCGGCTGATGCTCTCCGAGGTCCGGACGGCCCTGATCCGGTCCGCCAGCCCGGTCATCACCCGCCGCGCCTCCCTGGTCGAGAAAAGCGTCCGGGACTTCGGCGAACGGCTCTCCGACACCGTGCTGACCGGTGACATCCGGCTGCTCTTCGACCGCTGCCGGGAACACGCCGGACGGCAGGGCGAACCGCTGCGCGTCGTGCTGGGCCTGGACGGCCCGCAGGTCTCCGGCATCCCCTGGGAGTTCGCGATCGACCCGTACGCGCGCGACAGCTACCTCGGCCTGCGGGTGCCGGTCGTCCGCTCCCCGCAGCTGATGGGCGCCCCCGCGCCGGTGTGCGTCACCCCGCCGCTGCGCGTCCTCGGCGTGATCTCCCGGCCCACCGACCTGCCCACGCTCCAGAGCGAGCGCGAACGCGACGAGATCACCCAGGCGCTCCAGCGGCTGAGCACCGATGTGGCCGTGGACTGGCTGCACGGCGACAGCTGGCGGGAACTGGCCGAGGCGGTCCGCACCCGCGCCCCGCACGTGCTGCACTTCGTCGGCCACGGCGGCTTCGACACCGAGACCGGGTCCGGGTACCTGGAACTGTCCGCCGAGGACGGCACCGCGATGCACGTCTCCGGCACGGACCTGGGCCGCCTGATGCACGACAGCCCCCAGCTGCGGCTGGTCGTGCTGAACGCCTGCGAATCGGCGACCAGCGGCGCCGAGGGCGTCTTCAGCAGCACCGCCGCGAAGATCATGCGGGAAGGGGTGCCGGCGGTGGTCGCGATGCAGTACGAGATCACCGACCCGGCCGCGCTCGCCTTCGCGCCCTCCTTCTACACCGGCATGGCCCGGGGGCTGCCGGTCGACCGGGCGATGACACTGGCGCGCGAGAGCGTGAAGATGACGCTGCCCGGCAGCCTGGAGTGGGCGACGCCGGTGCTGTTCCTGCGGTCCGACGAGACTCAGCTGTTCGTCGTGCCGGAGCAGCCGGAGCAGCCGGAGGAGCCGGGGCAGACCAGGCAGTCGAGGCAGCCCGGTCAGGGGGCGGAGGCGGCCGGAACGCCCGGCCCGGCCGGGCAGACGGCGCCGTCCGGCGCGGGGGAGCGGACCGTCCCGCCGTCCGCCACGACCGGCGACCTGGGGAGCCTGGCGTCCGGACGGACCGTGCCCCGACGGGCGCCCGGCCCCGGCTCGCCACCGGACCGGCCGGCCGCGCAGCCCCCGCCGTACCAGCCCCCGCCGGCCACCGAACAGCCCTGGGCGGCCGGTGTACGGGAGAAGTTCGCCCGCTACATCCGCGCCCGGCCGGACACCCCGCGCCCCGGACCCGCACCCGGCGCGTCCGCCGCCCCGGCCGACCGCACCGTCCCGCCGCAGCCCACCGCACCACCCGCGACCGCGGCCCCGTCCGCCGCCTCCACCGCGCCGCCCTCGTACCCACCACCGGTGTTCACCTCGCGCTCCGCCGGACGCCCCCGCACGCCCGGACTGCTGCCAGGTCTCGGCCCGTGCTCCCAGGCCGCCCTCGGCCCGCGCGGCCTGCTCGCCGCCGCCTGCCTGGACGGCTCGCTGCGGGTCTTCCGGCTGGACCCGCCGCAACTGCTGGCGGAGTGCGCCGCCCGGCAGCACGGCCCGGTCCTGCGCCTGGCCTGGAGTCCCTGGCCCCGCAACCTCGCCACCCTCCACGAGAGCGGCACCACCGTCGTCTGGGACATCGAGACGGAAGTCCCCGTACGGACCCTGCCGGGGCGCGCCGGACAGACCGGCGCGCTGGCCTTCAGCGGCGACGGGCGCTGGCTCGCCACCGCGGGCGGCGACCGCGTCCAGGTGCACGACGCGAACGGCCGCACCGTGCGCAGCCTGCCGGTGGCCCCGGCGCCGCTGGTGCCCTGCCTGGCCTTCGGGCCGGGCGACCGGCACCTGCTGGCCGGCACCGCCGACGGCGCCGTACGACGGCTCGACGTCCACGGGCGCACCACCGCGCAATGGCCCCACCCGCAGCCCGTCTGCGCCATCGCCGCGTGCGCCGACCGGCTCGCCACCGGCAGCCCCGACGGCCGGGTCCGCGCCTGGGCCTGGAGCGGGCGGCTGCTGCACCGGGTCCACCAGGGCGGCGCCGTACGGGAATTGGCGTTCGCACCGGACGGCGCGGTGCTCGCCGCCGCGAGCGACGACGGCGTCCTCGTCCGCTGGGACCGCGACGGCACGCCGCGGCAGCGCGCCGAGCTGGCCGGGCGCCCGGTGGGCGTCGCCTGCACCGGCCGGGACGGCGCGGTGCTCACCGCGACCGACGACGGCGTCGTGGAGATCCACCCGGGCACCACCGTCCCCACCGGGCCGGACCACCCCGAAGAGGCCCCATGA
- a CDS encoding WXG100 family type VII secretion target, whose amino-acid sequence MGVGQAAGSALDRVNYVLDWSNPLAATLDEVIKGILKQCGADDWFDWVTGDSELLEKTAREWRDAARDLRDVVADLVAERKSVERVWESEAAQGFSTTMTDFEQALLGEADDMDTVAELLEMAAAACVIAEQAMTDLLVEIVEALMVTAATTAILSVLTAGAAAAIGPLAGAANVAYRAAKATRIAAKLADKLADLARRTQALAKLSRLRRYLRGLDRAKIKEWKGARKRIAGNLLRGERPEMSDLAQYMAWKQGKKVAKGVLGVDIGGAVTGSVAENGPGLAEEAYEYGRRPPSQSFDERMGQHPDQAGKSVREAFG is encoded by the coding sequence ATGGGCGTCGGGCAGGCCGCGGGCAGCGCGCTCGACCGCGTCAACTACGTCCTGGACTGGAGCAACCCCCTCGCCGCCACCCTCGACGAGGTCATCAAGGGCATCCTCAAGCAGTGCGGCGCCGACGACTGGTTCGACTGGGTCACCGGTGACAGCGAGCTGCTGGAGAAGACCGCCCGGGAATGGCGCGACGCGGCCCGCGACCTGCGGGACGTGGTGGCGGACCTGGTCGCCGAGCGCAAGTCGGTCGAGCGGGTGTGGGAGAGCGAGGCGGCCCAGGGCTTCAGCACGACCATGACCGATTTCGAGCAGGCGCTGCTCGGCGAGGCCGACGACATGGACACCGTCGCCGAGCTGCTGGAGATGGCGGCGGCGGCCTGCGTCATCGCCGAGCAGGCGATGACGGACCTGCTGGTGGAGATCGTCGAGGCGCTGATGGTCACCGCCGCGACCACCGCGATCCTGTCGGTGCTCACGGCGGGCGCGGCGGCGGCCATCGGTCCGCTCGCGGGCGCGGCGAACGTGGCGTACCGGGCGGCCAAGGCGACCCGTATCGCGGCGAAGCTGGCCGACAAGCTCGCCGACCTCGCCCGCCGGACACAGGCCCTGGCCAAACTCTCCCGGCTGCGCCGTTACCTGCGCGGTCTGGACCGGGCGAAGATCAAGGAGTGGAAGGGCGCGCGGAAGCGGATCGCCGGGAATCTCCTGCGCGGCGAACGGCCCGAGATGTCCGACCTGGCCCAGTACATGGCGTGGAAACAGGGAAAGAAGGTGGCCAAGGGCGTGCTCGGTGTCGACATCGGCGGTGCCGTGACGGGCTCCGTCGCGGAGAACGGCCCGGGGCTCGCGGAAGAGGCGTACGAGTACGGCAGGCGCCCGCCGTCGCAGAGCTTCGACGAGCGCATGGGCCAACATCCCGACCAGGCCGGGAAGTCCGTGCGGGAGGCGTTCGGATGA
- a CDS encoding helix-turn-helix transcriptional regulator gives MDGRQRTPSGWSRPARPAGPGLVGRGRERRLIDDLLAAGADGGAALLLWGEPGVGKTALLEYAAEQAGDAALWARGIESETVLPFAALADLLLPFDAEFRELPGVQRAALESCLALSGEPLANPYAACMGALNVLAALGERRPVAVLVDDLQWVDPSSQRVLLFIARRVAGERVALAFTSREDHGEPGVPYSLPSVEVTGLSRSECGQLLRQHGVVAAPAVEAELVRISGGNPLALLEAARSLTPEQRRGEQPMHNPPSLGRHLERAWSARIRALPEATRQALTVLAAHRSTELSGLCEALAVLGLSLEALCPAEEDGLVTATGDGLDFRHPVLRPLVLGRAPLAHRLAAFGALAEVTRGPLHAWYRASAATGPDERAAAALSEAAEEARRRSAFEESALAWRRAAELTGDRAARAGLLHRAASDAFLGGSASSSQWCEEALRTTAEPTVRADIELLLGRIHTWNGEPARAYELLVEAARNIRRTDAVRACVLLAEAVVPASMDGRVASAVRTAEDSFRLASESGPDRWLSMALLGSALTLAGQTDRGTAMLDAADGHCTGDPVRNQQLYALAGQAWNWVEDRDRSRRLLNSAVESARRHSAPGVLPFTLAVRSDLEARVGHWTAGYGDATEALHWSEELGQISCVGYSLACLARLEALRGDRVRCEEQVSRARREIGGYGIGCLEMHLTAALGLAALAHGDHCAAADQLEQSFALVTAQEVGNPLVVPCAADLAEAQLRAGDATRAAEVTDWLEERARATGLAAPEAAAARCRGLLAESYEAARAAFAAALTAHQRARDPFEQARTLLCEAELLRRYRHPAAARAPLTSALARFESLGAVPWARRTAGELAATGAPLTAPAARDGALRQLTPQEFQVARAVARGLNNTEAAVSLFVSRKTVEAHLTRVYRKLGVRSRTELARLMASAEPVD, from the coding sequence ATGGACGGCAGACAACGGACTCCTTCCGGCTGGTCCCGGCCCGCCCGCCCGGCGGGCCCGGGCCTCGTGGGCCGCGGGCGCGAGCGCCGTCTGATCGACGACCTCCTGGCGGCGGGGGCGGACGGGGGCGCGGCGCTGCTGCTGTGGGGTGAGCCCGGGGTGGGCAAGACGGCGCTGCTGGAGTACGCGGCCGAGCAGGCCGGGGACGCCGCGCTGTGGGCGCGCGGCATCGAGTCCGAGACGGTCCTGCCGTTCGCGGCCCTCGCCGACCTGTTGCTCCCGTTTGATGCGGAATTCAGGGAACTCCCCGGGGTGCAGCGCGCGGCGCTGGAATCATGTCTGGCCCTCTCGGGCGAGCCGCTGGCCAATCCGTACGCGGCCTGCATGGGCGCGCTGAACGTGCTGGCCGCGCTCGGCGAGAGGCGGCCGGTGGCCGTCCTCGTCGACGACCTCCAGTGGGTGGACCCGTCCTCGCAGCGGGTGCTGCTGTTCATCGCGCGGCGGGTGGCGGGCGAGCGGGTCGCCCTCGCGTTCACCTCGCGGGAGGACCACGGCGAGCCGGGCGTGCCGTACAGCCTGCCGTCCGTCGAGGTCACCGGGCTGTCGCGGAGCGAGTGCGGTCAGCTGCTGCGGCAGCACGGCGTCGTGGCCGCGCCGGCGGTGGAGGCGGAGCTGGTCAGGATCAGCGGCGGCAACCCGCTCGCCCTCCTGGAAGCCGCCCGCTCCCTGACCCCCGAACAGCGGCGCGGCGAGCAGCCGATGCACAACCCGCCGTCGCTCGGCCGGCACCTGGAGCGGGCCTGGTCGGCCCGTATCCGCGCGCTGCCGGAGGCCACCCGGCAGGCGCTGACCGTGCTCGCCGCGCACCGGTCGACGGAGCTGTCCGGGCTGTGCGAGGCCCTCGCCGTGCTCGGTCTGTCGCTGGAGGCGCTGTGCCCGGCCGAGGAGGACGGGCTGGTGACGGCGACCGGTGACGGGCTGGACTTCCGCCACCCCGTGCTGCGCCCGCTGGTCCTCGGGCGGGCCCCGCTGGCGCACCGGCTCGCCGCGTTCGGCGCCCTCGCGGAGGTCACCCGCGGCCCGCTGCACGCCTGGTACCGGGCGTCCGCCGCCACCGGCCCGGACGAGCGGGCCGCCGCCGCCCTGTCCGAGGCGGCGGAGGAGGCCCGCCGGCGCAGCGCGTTCGAGGAGTCCGCGCTCGCCTGGCGGCGCGCCGCGGAACTCACCGGGGACCGGGCGGCCCGCGCCGGCCTGCTGCACCGGGCCGCATCCGACGCCTTCCTGGGCGGTTCGGCGTCCAGCTCGCAGTGGTGCGAGGAGGCCCTGCGCACGACCGCGGAGCCCACCGTGCGCGCCGACATCGAACTGCTGCTGGGCCGTATCCACACCTGGAACGGCGAGCCCGCCCGCGCCTATGAACTGCTCGTCGAGGCGGCGCGCAACATCCGCCGCACCGATGCCGTACGGGCGTGCGTCCTGCTCGCGGAGGCGGTGGTGCCCGCCAGCATGGACGGCCGGGTGGCCTCGGCGGTGCGCACGGCCGAGGACTCGTTCCGGCTGGCCTCGGAGTCGGGCCCGGACCGCTGGCTGAGCATGGCGCTGCTGGGGTCCGCGCTGACGCTGGCCGGGCAGACCGACCGGGGCACGGCCATGCTGGACGCGGCCGACGGCCACTGCACGGGTGATCCGGTACGCAATCAGCAGCTGTACGCGCTGGCCGGGCAGGCGTGGAACTGGGTCGAGGACCGCGACCGCAGCCGCCGCCTGCTCAACTCCGCCGTCGAGTCGGCCCGGCGGCACAGCGCTCCCGGCGTACTGCCGTTCACCCTGGCCGTGCGCAGCGATCTGGAGGCCCGCGTCGGCCACTGGACTGCCGGGTACGGCGATGCCACCGAGGCGCTGCACTGGTCGGAGGAGCTGGGCCAGATCTCCTGCGTCGGCTACAGCCTGGCCTGTCTGGCGCGGCTGGAAGCGCTGCGCGGCGACCGGGTGCGGTGCGAGGAGCAGGTGAGCCGGGCACGGCGGGAGATCGGCGGGTACGGCATCGGCTGCCTGGAGATGCACCTGACCGCCGCACTGGGCCTGGCGGCCCTCGCGCACGGCGACCACTGCGCCGCGGCCGACCAGTTGGAGCAGAGTTTCGCGCTGGTTACCGCGCAAGAGGTGGGCAATCCGCTGGTGGTGCCGTGCGCCGCCGACCTCGCGGAGGCACAGTTGCGGGCGGGCGACGCCACGCGCGCCGCGGAGGTCACCGACTGGCTGGAGGAGCGCGCGCGGGCCACCGGGCTGGCCGCCCCGGAGGCGGCCGCCGCGCGCTGCCGGGGCCTGCTGGCCGAGTCGTACGAGGCGGCGCGGGCCGCGTTCGCCGCCGCGCTCACCGCGCACCAGCGCGCCCGGGACCCGTTCGAACAGGCCCGTACGCTGCTGTGCGAGGCGGAGCTGCTGCGCCGCTACCGCCACCCCGCGGCCGCCCGCGCCCCGCTCACCTCGGCGCTGGCGCGCTTCGAGAGCCTGGGCGCCGTGCCGTGGGCCCGCCGGACCGCCGGCGAACTGGCGGCCACCGGCGCCCCGCTGACGGCTCCGGCCGCCCGCGACGGCGCCCTGCGGCAGCTGACGCCGCAGGAGTTCCAGGTGGCGCGCGCGGTGGCGCGCGGCCTGAACAACACCGAGGCGGCCGTCTCCCTGTTCGTCTCCCGCAAGACGGTCGAGGCCCATCTCACCCGCGTCTACCGCAAACTGGGCGTCCGCTCGCGGACCGAACTGGCGCGGCTGATGGCGTCCGCGGAACCGGTCGACTGA
- a CDS encoding CD225/dispanin family protein: MAYPQGPPGEDWGGNTPWNSQSQPPPTGPPPPPQYAPGYQQYARPPQNYLVPAILVTLLCFLPTGIAAIVFATQANAKFNSGDYAGAEQAAGKAKLWTFISLGVGLFVLLIVVISSASGGGGY, translated from the coding sequence ATGGCCTATCCGCAAGGCCCGCCCGGCGAGGACTGGGGCGGCAACACCCCCTGGAACAGCCAGTCCCAGCCGCCGCCCACCGGACCGCCACCGCCGCCGCAGTACGCGCCCGGATACCAGCAGTACGCCAGGCCACCGCAGAACTACCTCGTCCCGGCCATCCTGGTGACCCTGCTGTGCTTCCTGCCCACCGGCATCGCGGCCATCGTCTTCGCCACCCAGGCCAACGCGAAGTTCAACTCGGGCGACTACGCCGGCGCCGAGCAGGCGGCCGGGAAGGCTAAGCTGTGGACGTTCATCAGCCTGGGGGTCGGCCTGTTCGTCCTGCTGATCGTCGTCATCTCCAGCGCGTCGGGGGGAGGCGGCTACTGA
- a CDS encoding 3-oxoacyl-ACP synthase: MSVALRTTATHLPGRTALADLPELAELDAAERAACLSLGIDQVAVGPDLSAVDLAARAGRQALATAGLDPAGLDGLILIEPRAPEAFSTSEATRLQRLLGAGRAWAFSVGGLGCASVVPALLAAAGRLATDPAAAHILVAHGSKPVTARRYRHPVTVNGDSGQAVLVSRDGPLRVRDILLETSGTYWDLFHVDYRGRAPDQWREECTDVPTYAFRLAVESRKRIAALTGRLLERNGLDRDAVSCYVGQNLSTAAHRIVAESLDARLSDACADNLRRNGHLGPNDALFNLTTALDRGELPEGGLAVVLNMSPAAAWSAMLVEHGAGEGGTVCL; the protein is encoded by the coding sequence ATGAGCGTCGCGCTGCGCACCACGGCCACCCACCTGCCGGGCCGGACCGCCCTGGCAGACCTGCCGGAGCTGGCCGAACTGGACGCCGCCGAACGGGCCGCGTGCCTGTCCCTCGGCATCGACCAGGTGGCCGTCGGCCCGGACCTGTCGGCGGTGGACCTGGCGGCCCGTGCCGGGCGGCAGGCGCTCGCCACGGCGGGGCTGGACCCGGCCGGGCTGGACGGCCTGATCCTGATCGAGCCCCGGGCGCCGGAGGCGTTCTCCACCTCCGAGGCGACCCGGCTGCAACGGCTCCTCGGCGCCGGCCGGGCGTGGGCGTTCTCGGTGGGCGGCCTGGGCTGCGCCTCGGTGGTACCCGCCCTGCTCGCCGCCGCCGGACGGCTCGCCACCGATCCGGCCGCGGCGCACATCCTGGTCGCCCACGGCAGCAAACCGGTCACCGCGCGCCGCTACCGGCACCCGGTGACCGTCAACGGCGACAGCGGCCAGGCCGTCCTGGTCTCCCGGGACGGGCCGCTGCGCGTCCGCGACATCCTGCTGGAGACCAGCGGCACCTACTGGGACCTCTTCCACGTCGACTACCGGGGCCGGGCACCGGACCAGTGGCGCGAGGAATGCACCGACGTCCCCACGTACGCGTTCCGGCTCGCGGTGGAGTCCAGGAAGCGGATCGCGGCGCTGACCGGCCGGCTGCTGGAGCGCAACGGCCTGGACCGGGACGCGGTCTCCTGTTACGTCGGGCAGAACCTGTCCACCGCCGCGCACCGCATCGTCGCCGAGTCACTGGACGCCCGGCTCTCCGACGCGTGCGCCGACAACCTGCGCCGCAACGGCCACCTCGGCCCCAACGACGCCCTGTTCAACCTCACCACCGCCCTGGACCGCGGGGAGCTGCCCGAAGGCGGGCTGGCCGTCGTCCTCAACATGAGCCCGGCGGCGGCGTGGAGCGCGATGCTCGTCGAACACGGGGCGGGGGAGGGCGGGACCGTCTGCCTCTGA
- a CDS encoding DUF2752 domain-containing protein, whose amino-acid sequence MLFAALTALVALRDPEAPGHYPGCPFRALTGLSCPGCGTLRALRALTEGEVAAALAHNALFVAALPLVLLAWLRAVRGRPPVLTSVWAGVAAVAVLLLWGVLRNCV is encoded by the coding sequence GTGCTGTTCGCCGCCCTGACCGCGCTGGTGGCCCTCCGCGACCCGGAGGCGCCCGGCCACTACCCCGGCTGCCCGTTCCGCGCCCTCACCGGCCTGTCCTGCCCCGGCTGCGGCACGCTGCGGGCCCTGCGCGCCCTCACCGAGGGCGAGGTGGCCGCGGCCCTGGCCCACAACGCCCTCTTCGTGGCCGCCCTGCCACTGGTCCTGCTCGCCTGGCTGCGCGCGGTACGGGGCCGGCCGCCGGTCCTGACCTCGGTGTGGGCGGGCGTGGCGGCCGTGGCCGTACTGCTTCTCTGGGGCGTGCTGCGCAACTGCGTATGA
- the shc gene encoding squalene--hopene cyclase, with the protein MTTTADDAPREKSPSPAAGKAEVAFAFPPADATEDAAQRAVLRATDHLLARQHGEGWWKEVFTTDVSYDAHDLFLRHLLGVLDERVAAASGRWIRSQQSPDGSWPLVFDGAGHLGTTVQAYVALRLAGHRPDEEHMLRCAAWVRGQGGVAAAQLEPRVWLAMLGLWTWDDLPEVPPEIIALPTWAPLNIHSFSAIMRVALVALGIISAHRPVRPVPFGIDELHTVSDGTDTPARPSAPVISWEGAFLRTNAVLRGYRRIAPRPVRRLALNACARWLLERQEADGSWGACTPMTTWVLVALHLHGYPSDHPVFQAAFTFLDDCASWPEEDVRRLQTVQSPVWDTCLSTTALLDAGLPAGHPALVKAADWLLTRQSDRPGDWSVRRPRLAPGGWAFEFHNRTYPDLDDTAEAVLALYRVDHPDRAHLDAALDRAARWSLGMQCADGGWGAFDADNTSSLPGRLPFFDFGEYCVDPPTADVTAHTVEMLAALGRDHEPATRRAVRWLLDNQEDSGAWFGRWGSNHVYGTGCVLPALVAAGTPRDHPAVRRAVTWLTSVQNADGGWGEDWASYADPALHGRGPSVPSQTAWALLALLAAGERDGAAVRSGVRWLTERQTDDGTWEERQFTGTLVPRAVAVHYDGYRHVFPLMALGRYAQRRGPGDRR; encoded by the coding sequence ATGACGACGACAGCCGACGACGCGCCACGCGAGAAGAGCCCGTCCCCGGCGGCGGGGAAGGCGGAGGTCGCCTTCGCCTTCCCCCCGGCCGACGCGACGGAGGACGCGGCCCAGCGCGCGGTGCTGCGGGCCACGGACCACTTGCTGGCGCGGCAGCACGGCGAGGGGTGGTGGAAGGAAGTCTTCACCACGGACGTGAGCTACGACGCGCACGACCTGTTCCTGCGGCACCTGCTGGGCGTCCTGGACGAGCGGGTGGCCGCGGCGAGCGGCCGGTGGATCCGCTCACAGCAGAGCCCGGACGGCTCCTGGCCCCTCGTCTTCGACGGGGCCGGCCACCTGGGGACCACCGTCCAGGCGTACGTGGCGCTCCGGCTCGCCGGACACCGCCCGGACGAGGAGCACATGCTCCGGTGCGCGGCATGGGTGCGCGGGCAGGGCGGCGTCGCGGCCGCCCAGCTGGAGCCCCGGGTGTGGCTCGCCATGCTCGGCCTGTGGACCTGGGACGACCTCCCCGAGGTCCCGCCGGAGATCATCGCCCTGCCCACCTGGGCGCCCCTGAACATCCACTCCTTCAGCGCCATCATGCGGGTGGCCCTGGTGGCCCTCGGCATCATCAGCGCCCACCGGCCCGTGCGACCGGTCCCCTTCGGCATCGACGAGCTCCACACCGTGTCCGACGGGACCGACACCCCCGCACGGCCGTCGGCACCGGTCATCAGCTGGGAGGGCGCCTTCCTGCGCACGAACGCCGTGCTGCGCGGGTACCGGAGGATCGCCCCCCGCCCGGTGCGCCGGCTCGCGCTGAACGCGTGTGCCCGCTGGCTGCTCGAACGCCAGGAGGCGGACGGCAGCTGGGGAGCCTGCACACCCATGACCACCTGGGTGCTCGTCGCCCTGCACCTGCACGGCTACCCGTCGGACCACCCGGTGTTCCAGGCCGCCTTCACCTTCCTGGACGACTGCGCCTCCTGGCCCGAGGAGGACGTACGGAGACTCCAGACCGTGCAGAGCCCGGTCTGGGACACCTGCCTGTCCACCACCGCGCTGCTCGACGCCGGCCTGCCCGCCGGCCACCCCGCACTGGTCAAGGCCGCCGACTGGCTCCTCACCCGGCAGTCCGACCGCCCCGGCGACTGGTCCGTACGGCGGCCCCGCCTCGCCCCCGGCGGCTGGGCCTTCGAGTTCCACAACCGGACCTACCCGGACCTCGACGACACCGCCGAAGCGGTCCTCGCGCTGTACCGCGTCGACCACCCCGACCGGGCACACCTCGACGCCGCGCTGGACCGGGCGGCGCGGTGGAGCCTCGGCATGCAGTGCGCGGACGGCGGATGGGGGGCCTTCGACGCGGACAACACCAGCTCACTCCCCGGCAGACTCCCCTTCTTCGACTTCGGCGAGTACTGCGTCGACCCGCCCACCGCCGACGTCACCGCCCACACGGTGGAGATGCTGGCGGCGCTCGGAAGGGACCACGAGCCCGCCACCCGGCGCGCCGTGCGCTGGCTGCTCGACAACCAGGAGGACAGCGGCGCGTGGTTCGGGCGCTGGGGGTCCAACCACGTCTACGGCACCGGCTGCGTCCTCCCGGCCCTCGTCGCCGCGGGGACCCCCCGGGACCACCCCGCCGTCCGGCGCGCCGTCACCTGGCTGACGTCCGTACAGAACGCGGACGGCGGCTGGGGCGAGGACTGGGCGTCGTACGCCGATCCCGCTCTCCACGGCCGCGGCCCCTCCGTCCCGTCGCAGACCGCCTGGGCACTGCTCGCGCTGCTCGCCGCGGGGGAGCGCGACGGCGCCGCGGTGCGGTCCGGGGTGCGCTGGCTGACCGAACGGCAGACGGACGACGGCACCTGGGAGGAACGGCAGTTCACCGGCACGCTCGTGCCCCGGGCCGTGGCCGTCCACTACGACGGCTACCGGCACGTCTTCCCCCTCATGGCGCTGGGCCGCTACGCCCAGCGCCGGGGCCCGGGGGACCGCCGCTAG
- a CDS encoding GAF and ANTAR domain-containing protein has product MQEPEDPPSSAYVPDAAAVAPSANGGPDGSREGGPDGSPDDDRQAELDRLRREVRDLRGKLVAHPLISQAQGMLQERYRLPDAESAFELMKRCSQQHNMKLRSLASAVVSVPRPDEERGLWFPGRSGRTPPALRFLPGHRPDKVNRSTVLKQVLHQALSLTDASMGDLQTMEPAVGLRMEHHYGLSEEFLDFFALVEEGTPCFLAARRQVRVVSDIATDPVVGEPAREMILSVGSRTAHSIPMLSATGRTVGVFSLHLPRENQELTRAQATALEGVAAQAGRWLEWHQRTILLNALEDLHRRGTALRARPPRRPTD; this is encoded by the coding sequence ATGCAGGAGCCGGAGGACCCGCCGTCCTCAGCGTACGTGCCGGACGCGGCCGCCGTAGCGCCCAGCGCGAACGGCGGCCCGGACGGCAGCCGGGAGGGCGGCCCGGACGGCAGCCCGGACGACGACCGGCAGGCGGAGCTGGACCGGCTGCGCCGCGAGGTGCGCGACCTGCGGGGCAAGCTGGTCGCGCATCCGCTGATATCCCAGGCGCAGGGCATGCTCCAGGAGCGCTACCGGCTGCCGGACGCGGAGAGCGCGTTCGAGCTGATGAAGCGCTGTTCACAACAGCACAACATGAAGCTGCGCTCCCTGGCGTCCGCCGTGGTGTCCGTGCCCCGGCCCGATGAGGAGCGGGGCCTGTGGTTTCCGGGCCGTTCCGGCCGGACCCCGCCGGCGCTGCGGTTCCTGCCCGGCCACCGGCCGGACAAGGTCAACCGCAGCACCGTACTGAAGCAGGTGCTGCACCAGGCGCTGTCGCTCACCGACGCGTCGATGGGCGACCTGCAGACGATGGAGCCGGCGGTGGGGCTGAGGATGGAGCACCACTACGGGCTCAGTGAGGAATTCCTGGACTTCTTCGCCTTGGTCGAGGAGGGCACGCCCTGCTTCCTCGCCGCCCGGCGCCAGGTCCGCGTCGTCTCCGACATCGCCACCGATCCGGTGGTCGGCGAACCGGCCCGGGAGATGATCCTGTCGGTGGGCAGCCGCACCGCGCACAGCATCCCGATGCTCTCGGCCACCGGCCGGACCGTCGGCGTGTTCTCGCTCCACCTCCCCCGGGAGAACCAGGAACTCACCCGGGCCCAGGCCACCGCCCTGGAGGGAGTGGCCGCCCAGGCCGGCCGCTGGCTCGAATGGCACCAGCGCACCATCCTGCTGAACGCCCTGGAGGATCTGCACCGGCGCGGTACGGCGCTGCGGGCGCGGCCGCCGCGGCGGCCGACAGACTGA